A window of Cryptomeria japonica chromosome 3, Sugi_1.0, whole genome shotgun sequence contains these coding sequences:
- the LOC131046041 gene encoding uncharacterized protein LOC131046041 isoform X1, translating to MAQLQSFSMFSSTKLSLSSPVKAGGRHTQDLKFLHFNASAGCTDFEKRSCCHAFAVASSRNHIDRATQLTKQGYAFAVASSRNHIDRATQLTKQGYAFAVASSRNHIDRATQLTKQGYAFMRNPSCNRPYGITQLPLHHHTITLILSHIRFESFCYDKLFLYSFCSLICLILHEIEEILKQIIFIACFLFNSLWHVRYNSRFQVPEEQRNKEGKPEAIGEFSKYKRRYKIGKTN from the exons ATGGCTCAACTTCAGTCTTTTTCTATGTTTTCTTCGACCAAATTGTCTCTCTCAAGTCCTGTAAAAGCTGGTGGTAGGCACACTCAAGATTTGAAATTTCTGCATTTCAATGCTTCTGCAG gttgcacaGATTTCGAGAAAAGATCTTGTTGTCACGCATTCGCGGTTGCATCATCACGCAACCACATAGACAGGGCTACACAATTGACCAAACAGGGTTACGCATTCGCGGTTGCATCATCACGCAACCACATAGACAGGGCTACACAATTGACCAAACAGGGTTACGCATTCGCGGTTGCATCATCACGCAACCACATAGACAGGGCTACACAATTGACCAAACAGGGTTACGCATTCATGCGAAATCCATCATGTAATCGCCCTTACGGGATCACACAATTGCccttacatcatcacacaatcacTCTGATACTGTCACACATTCGTTTTGAATCTTTCTGTTATGATAAATTGTTTTTATATTCTTTCTGTTCTTTGATCTgtttaattctgcatgaaattgaagaaatcttgaaacaaattatttttattgcatgttttttatttaacagtttatggcacgtaaggtacaattcaagatttcaggtgccagaggaacaaaggaacaaagaaggcaAGCCAGAAGCTATCGGAGAATTTTCAAAGtataaaagaagatacaagattgggaagaccaaCTAG
- the LOC131046041 gene encoding uncharacterized protein LOC131046041 isoform X2, whose product MDHITSLRNRQHVTSIPRDVGTPFTGASCAIEVGSSSRDPWTTEAQPHIPLASGLFDCASHVRLQPSVTLSASHVNTTTSIGMAMGLSQMQPSTLSFEDLTTTTFLVHDSGPPCTSEGIVQHGHMEGADTDIAQEGGDTDTVQTQDGASQDHVQQDDSSQPPSRGLKRTADEMHASS is encoded by the exons atggatcatatcacatcattgaggaaccgacaACATGTTActtcaatacctagagatgttggtaccccatttacg ggtgcttcgtgtgccattgaggtgggtagttcttcacgtgacccatggaccactgaggctcagccgcatataccacta gcttctggattgtttgattgtgcatcacatgtacgccttcaaCCATCAGTTACTTTgtctgcatcacat gtcaataccactaccagtattggtatggccatgggattgagccagatgcaaccatcgacattatcatttgag gacttgactacgaccacttttcttgttcatgatagtggacctccatgtaccagtgagggcattgtacaGCACGgtcatatg gagggtgcagacactgatattgcacaggagggtggagacactgatactgtacagacacaggatggtgcatctcaggaccatgtgcaacaggatgattcatctcaaccACCTTCACGTGGactgaagaggactgcagatgagatgcatgcgagttcttag
- the LOC131873979 gene encoding secreted RxLR effector protein 78-like gives MAERIKEILLKLISEHQNGFTPEPKIVDSFILVSEVIHSIYKEKQKDMVIKLDVAKAYDWVVWDFLICVLKRFGFPNKWIECIKFCISTINFFMIVNGNVCGFFGATNGLRQGDPLSPSLFVVMAEVLWKLIQ, from the coding sequence ATGGCGGAAAGAATTAAGGAAATATTACTGAAACTCATATCAGAACACCAAAATGGCTTCACCCCTGAGCCGAAGATTGTTGATAGCTTCATTTTGGTCTCAGAAGTCATCCACTCAATTTACAAAGAGAAACAGAAAGACATGGTCATTAAACTTGATGTTGCCAAAGCATATGATTGGGTTGTATGGGATTTCTTAATATGCGTTCTGAAAAGATTTGGATTTCCTAACAAATGGATTGAATGTATCAAATTTTGCATCTCtactattaatttttttatgattgtCAATGGAAACGTGTGTGGCTTCTTCGGAGCCACTAATGGCCTGCGCCAGGGAGACCCTTTATCTCCTTCCCTTTTTGTGGTAATGGCTGAAGTTCTTTGGAAATTGATTCAATAA
- the LOC131873980 gene encoding uncharacterized protein LOC131873980 — MKVHNQLDAITHSQFADDTIIFGDASLVEDKNIMSTLNFYSEQSRQVMNKGKSQLFLNTNKQVQQRISNLLGIKVSELPIKYLGIRIKKGCRQSQIWEDVLKSCSAKTEFWKNRWLTQAGRLTMVKFVLSAIPIYYMSFFKMPFAAGKNIDNLLRKFVWEGAKDTKKIPLINWDTMCLLKEDGRAGLRKMELQNIALGAKLSWKMYIETMVQNIQEEIFGLREPLLNYHCGKRKARICHLELSLGLQIHLIDHI; from the coding sequence ATGAAAGTGCACAACCAATTGGATGCTATTACTCACtcccaatttgctgatgacacaataATCTTTGGGGATGCCTCGTTGGTCGAAGATAAGAACATCATGAGCACACTGAATTTCTACTCTGAACAATCCAGGCAGGTGATGAATAAAGGCAAGTCGCAACTGTTCTTAAACACCAACAAGCAGGTACAACAAAGGATCTCGAACCTTTTGGGAATAAAAGTTTCTGAACTTCCAATCAAGTATTTGGGGATTCGAATTAAGAAAGGATGTAGGCAGTCTCAGATTTGGGAAGATGTTTTGAAATCTTGTTCGGCCAAAACAGAGTTTTGGAAGAATAGATGGCTAACACAAGCTGGCAGATTGACAATGGTCAAGTTTGTCCTATCGGCCATTCCTATTTACTATATGTCGTTCTTCAAGATGCCCTTTGCTGCTGGTAAGAATATTGATAACCTTCTCAGGAAATTTGTTTGGGAGGGTGCAAAAGACACAAAAAAGATACCACTCATTAATTGGGATACCATGTGTTTACTGAAAGAGGATGGCAGAGCCGGACTAAGGAAAATGGAACTACAAAATATTGCGTTGGGAGCCAAGTTATCTTGGAAGATGTACATAGAGACTATGGTGCAAAATATTCAGGAAGAAATATTTGGACTCCGAGAACCCTTGCTGAATTATCATTGTGGTAAACGCAAAGCAAGGATCTGCCACCTGGAACTTTCTTTGGGATTGCAGATTCATTTAATTGATCACATTTAA